A single region of the Latilactobacillus curvatus JCM 1096 = DSM 20019 genome encodes:
- a CDS encoding MBL fold metallo-hydrolase → MVEKDAMQVSVLASSSSGNTTYIETPNHKVLVDAGMSGKRVQDLMHSIGRDLKDVDSLLVTHEHRDHSSGVGVLARRYGIDVYANQPTWDAMASIIGEVPAEHKHIFEMGSTLSVGDLDIESYGVSHDAAAAQFYQFHHNNRAFAILTDTGYVSDQVRGTIENADAYLVECNHDLEMLRMGKYPWSLKQRILSDTGHLSNEDGASALMSFMGNQTKRVFLGHLSQENNMKELAHLTVASILKEHDYGVGTDFEILDTDPAVADPLFAV, encoded by the coding sequence ATGGTAGAAAAAGACGCAATGCAAGTCAGCGTGCTCGCAAGCAGTAGTTCTGGCAACACAACGTATATTGAAACACCTAATCATAAAGTGTTAGTCGATGCAGGAATGAGTGGGAAACGTGTGCAAGATTTAATGCATAGTATTGGCCGCGATCTTAAAGATGTGGACAGTTTATTAGTGACCCATGAGCATCGCGATCATAGTAGTGGTGTCGGTGTTTTGGCCCGGCGATACGGAATAGACGTGTACGCAAATCAACCAACATGGGATGCGATGGCCTCGATTATTGGTGAAGTGCCTGCTGAACACAAGCACATTTTTGAAATGGGTAGTACCTTGTCAGTTGGTGATTTAGATATTGAAAGTTATGGGGTGTCACATGATGCGGCTGCTGCCCAATTCTACCAATTCCATCATAATAACCGTGCCTTTGCAATCCTGACCGATACGGGTTATGTCTCTGATCAAGTGCGTGGGACAATTGAAAATGCGGATGCTTATTTAGTGGAATGCAACCACGATTTAGAGATGCTTCGGATGGGAAAGTATCCTTGGTCATTGAAACAACGGATTCTCAGTGATACCGGCCATTTATCGAATGAAGATGGGGCATCCGCTTTGATGTCGTTTATGGGAAACCAGACTAAACGCGTTTTCCTAGGCCACTTGAGTCAAGAAAATAACATGAAGGAACTGGCCCATTTGACGGTTGCGTCGATCTTAAAGGAACATGATTATGGGGTGGGAACAGACTTTGAAATTCTAGATACTGATCCGGCAGTTGCTGATCCATTGTTTGCCGTGTAA
- a CDS encoding YycH family regulatory protein — protein sequence MRFNNFLMRVILIAAIIVSIGLSWLIWTSNAHYEHQTDSQTTTKSTSRKTERKIGDIFLPTQLLWRTDNQSQLIYNSKESLIPQFKATLKLAKSAQFKQVKLSEDDYYQAISEDHTLTLLYPDNISYAIFKKVFSYQNNNLGQNVTFNRIRITLGTQPKLWLMNDQSHQVYQTTLNVFSQARVKKVLKNADVHLKVTEKMLNHKPLLYVAADQTLLPYSYLVNQQPENYYITTLLNQQNTDNIDTKEQGNSAIYTDGTDSNLYKRLTINHDTGEISFVKYENEKSPSTLTKSFEASFDALLKTGNALSGMRFYSYDKATNSTAYRTYVEGFPVFYQTNFGSVKVQFLPTGQKIDFSNYSLQVPVPAEDKQVTLPSTESVLNQLTSNGFLLENVENVQVGYEWTKETSNEQVIDLNPTYFVQYKGVWRSLSALMAQKAELTEGS from the coding sequence ATGCGATTTAATAACTTTTTAATGCGCGTTATACTGATTGCTGCCATTATCGTCAGTATCGGGCTATCATGGCTAATCTGGACCAGTAACGCGCATTATGAGCACCAAACGGACAGTCAAACCACCACTAAGTCAACAAGTCGTAAGACAGAACGAAAAATCGGTGATATCTTCTTGCCGACGCAACTATTGTGGCGGACAGACAATCAGAGTCAGTTGATTTATAACTCAAAAGAGAGTTTGATTCCACAGTTTAAAGCGACTTTAAAGCTTGCCAAGTCGGCACAGTTTAAGCAAGTTAAGCTAAGCGAAGACGATTATTACCAGGCAATTAGTGAGGATCATACATTGACCCTTTTATATCCTGATAATATTTCGTACGCTATTTTTAAAAAGGTCTTCAGTTATCAGAATAATAATTTAGGTCAAAACGTGACATTCAATCGGATTCGAATCACGTTGGGCACACAGCCTAAGTTGTGGTTGATGAATGATCAAAGTCATCAAGTGTACCAAACGACACTCAATGTTTTTTCACAAGCTCGTGTGAAAAAGGTGCTTAAAAATGCCGATGTGCATTTGAAAGTGACCGAAAAAATGTTGAATCACAAGCCATTACTCTATGTGGCAGCGGATCAAACGTTGTTGCCTTATAGTTATTTAGTTAATCAACAACCCGAAAATTATTACATCACAACGCTGTTGAATCAACAAAATACGGATAATATTGATACGAAAGAACAAGGCAATAGTGCGATTTATACGGATGGGACGGACAGCAATTTGTATAAACGCCTAACGATCAACCATGATACCGGTGAAATTTCGTTTGTGAAGTATGAAAATGAGAAATCACCAAGCACATTAACAAAGAGTTTTGAAGCCAGTTTTGATGCGCTTTTAAAGACAGGTAACGCCCTTTCAGGGATGCGTTTCTATAGTTATGATAAAGCAACGAATTCGACTGCTTATCGGACCTACGTTGAAGGATTCCCAGTCTTTTATCAGACTAACTTTGGGAGCGTGAAAGTACAATTCTTACCAACTGGCCAAAAGATTGATTTTTCAAATTATAGTTTGCAAGTACCCGTTCCTGCTGAAGACAAGCAAGTCACATTGCCAAGTACCGAGTCTGTTTTGAATCAATTGACAAGTAATGGTTTCTTGCTAGAAAATGTGGAAAACGTGCAAGTCGGTTATGAATGGACCAAAGAAACCAGTAACGAACAAGTGATTGATTTAAATCCAACCTACTTTGTACAGTATAAAGGGGTTTGGCGTAGCTTATCCGCATTGATGGCGCAAAAAGCTGAATTAACCGAAGGGAGTTAG
- a CDS encoding dihydrolipoyl dehydrogenase family protein, producing MQTHFDTIIIGGGPGGLAAAYSLAEQQSVLVVENDLWGGTCPNRGCDPKKMLYSAVEALDNQQALQINGLVGTSAINWSELMAFKQSYTQQIPTGTLNGLQHAGIQTVTGTAHFSDAQTLQINGGTYTANHFIIATGQTPTLPTIEGHDLLQTSNEFLDLDRLPEKVAFIGGGYIAIELANIAVTAGAEVHIIQHNERILRDFPEVLTHKLVTSLQEKGIHFHFDTDVTTITQTSNQLTLSNQANFKLTVDAAFAAMGRKPNIDQLALEKAGVTANQHGIQVNDHLMSSNPRVFAIGDVVDRVQPKLTPVAGFEGRYVANQLLAKKTAPITYPLIPHTVYASPQISQVGVSVATAQAAPSQYRINQQTVTNWYTFNRIQESDAMVITIFDNQTNQLVGAAAYTTIAEELINYFTNLIKHQTTATELTDTIYNYPSPASDLKYYY from the coding sequence ATGCAAACACATTTTGATACAATCATTATTGGTGGCGGTCCTGGCGGCTTAGCGGCGGCTTACAGTCTCGCTGAACAACAGTCCGTCTTAGTCGTTGAAAATGATTTATGGGGCGGCACTTGCCCCAACCGTGGCTGTGATCCTAAAAAAATGCTTTATTCAGCTGTCGAAGCACTCGACAATCAACAAGCACTCCAAATAAATGGCTTAGTCGGAACTAGCGCTATTAACTGGTCTGAACTGATGGCCTTTAAGCAATCTTATACGCAACAAATCCCGACTGGTACCCTCAACGGTCTACAACATGCCGGCATCCAAACCGTCACGGGCACCGCCCACTTCAGTGATGCTCAAACCTTGCAGATTAATGGTGGCACTTACACTGCCAACCATTTCATCATTGCGACCGGTCAAACACCAACGCTCCCTACAATCGAGGGTCACGATTTACTACAAACCAGTAATGAATTTTTAGACCTCGATCGTTTACCAGAAAAGGTTGCCTTTATTGGTGGCGGGTATATCGCCATTGAACTGGCAAATATTGCAGTTACTGCTGGTGCAGAAGTCCATATTATTCAACATAACGAGCGTATTTTACGCGACTTCCCTGAAGTTTTAACACATAAACTCGTCACCAGTCTTCAGGAAAAAGGCATTCACTTTCATTTTGACACTGACGTCACAACAATTACGCAAACTAGCAATCAGCTAACTCTCAGTAATCAAGCTAATTTCAAACTGACAGTCGACGCCGCTTTTGCCGCAATGGGCCGTAAACCCAATATCGACCAACTGGCATTGGAAAAAGCTGGGGTAACAGCGAACCAGCATGGCATTCAAGTCAATGACCATTTAATGAGTAGTAATCCCCGCGTCTTTGCCATTGGTGACGTCGTAGATCGTGTCCAACCCAAATTAACACCAGTTGCTGGTTTTGAAGGCCGCTATGTCGCCAATCAACTACTCGCTAAAAAGACAGCACCCATTACTTACCCACTCATTCCACATACGGTATATGCAAGCCCACAAATATCACAAGTAGGCGTTTCTGTTGCAACTGCACAAGCTGCTCCTAGTCAATATCGCATTAATCAACAAACCGTCACAAATTGGTATACCTTCAATCGTATTCAAGAATCCGACGCAATGGTCATCACCATTTTTGACAATCAAACTAACCAACTCGTCGGTGCTGCGGCTTACACCACAATTGCTGAAGAACTCATTAATTACTTTACCAACCTGATTAAACATCAGACAACCGCAACGGAACTCACCGATACCATCTATAACTACCCAAGCCCGGCGAGTGATTTAAAATATTATTATTAA
- a CDS encoding S1C family serine protease: MNQNSGLMKTAVVAVIAALIGGGVAGYAGSKMGSNTVSSTAQVPTKAGATKISNIKVNSSSQTTTAFNKVNKAVVSVVNLQKQQDNSGDLSALFGADSTNKKSSSSELEESSEGSGLIYEKKDGKAYIVTNNHVVSGSDKLEVILSDGTKIDASLVGTDAVSDLAVLKIDSAKVTKTATFGDSDSIKPGESVLAIGSPLGSEYATSVTQGIISAKKRTIDVTDETTGQATGQATVIQTDTAINPGNSGGPLVNLAGQVIGINSMKLASNGSTTVEGMGFAIPSNEVVKIINQLVANGKVVRPALGISVIDLTNVSSTQQSSVLKLPTSVKSGVVVASVNANSVAKKAGISKYDVIVGLGGKDVTSVADLHTTLYSYDMNSTVEIQYYHNGELKKSTVKLTEAASTDSTTAAK; encoded by the coding sequence ATGAATCAGAATTCAGGATTAATGAAAACGGCTGTTGTTGCCGTTATCGCAGCACTAATCGGTGGTGGCGTTGCTGGTTATGCCGGTTCAAAGATGGGAAGTAACACTGTCTCAAGCACTGCCCAAGTACCAACTAAAGCAGGTGCCACTAAAATTAGTAATATCAAAGTCAACTCATCTTCACAAACAACAACTGCCTTTAATAAGGTCAACAAAGCGGTTGTGTCAGTTGTTAACTTGCAAAAACAACAAGATAATTCAGGCGATTTGAGTGCGCTCTTTGGCGCGGATAGTACCAATAAAAAAAGTAGTAGTAGTGAGCTTGAAGAATCGAGTGAAGGCTCAGGTTTAATCTACGAAAAGAAAGATGGTAAAGCCTACATTGTCACGAACAATCACGTTGTTTCTGGCTCAGATAAGTTGGAAGTCATCCTTAGTGATGGCACAAAAATTGATGCTAGCTTAGTCGGAACGGATGCCGTTTCTGATTTAGCCGTTTTAAAGATTGATAGTGCCAAAGTGACGAAGACCGCAACGTTTGGTGATTCTGACAGCATTAAACCTGGTGAATCAGTGCTCGCGATTGGTTCGCCTTTAGGCTCAGAATATGCTACTTCTGTTACCCAAGGGATTATTTCAGCAAAGAAACGGACGATTGATGTGACGGATGAAACAACCGGTCAAGCGACTGGCCAAGCAACCGTTATTCAAACTGATACAGCGATTAACCCTGGGAATTCAGGTGGTCCGCTAGTTAACCTTGCAGGACAAGTCATCGGGATCAATTCAATGAAGTTAGCTTCTAACGGGAGCACAACGGTTGAAGGGATGGGCTTTGCCATTCCAAGTAACGAAGTGGTCAAAATTATTAACCAATTGGTTGCAAATGGGAAAGTTGTTCGACCAGCGCTTGGGATTAGCGTCATCGATTTGACGAATGTTTCATCAACGCAACAATCATCAGTCTTGAAATTACCAACCTCTGTGAAGAGTGGGGTAGTTGTTGCATCAGTCAATGCCAACTCAGTTGCTAAGAAGGCAGGGATTAGTAAATACGACGTCATTGTTGGTTTAGGTGGCAAGGATGTCACAAGTGTTGCTGATTTACACACGACACTTTACAGTTACGATATGAATAGTACGGTTGAAATTCAGTATTATCATAATGGTGAATTGAAGAAATCAACAGTGAAGTTGACTGAAGCAGCATCAACAGATAGTACAACGGCAGCAAAATAA
- a CDS encoding MFS transporter → MGHAIVSKKNTLLVTLALLLSNTMAGLDGTIINTALPAIISDLHGIQYMGWIVAVFLLGMAVATPLWSKLGERIGNRGAYQLATLLFAVGSIFQAVSGNIVFFLIARTVMGIGAGGMNTLPFIIYADLYKNLRKRAQVIGYATASYSAASIVGPLIGGWIVDTFSWHWVFYINVPIALVSIVCVRYFFKETLKSHQTGNVDYLGAGIMITSLVTLLTGIQMIGTGSLALVLGLVFAGLALLVVLFRVEDRAVDPIVPNRLFKNPQLVTDFILFVVLWGAFIAFNIYIPMWAQGLLGLSALLGGMTQIPGAVTNLIGSLAGPAIQPKLGKHRVVTLGTVAFLIAFSGMLMMGDQASFWFLLLMGAFEGFGLGMSFNVLQISVQEDAEERDVPIATSFAYLLRILSQTFMSSIYGVILNHALTRGIAESHGQITMAMMNKLSNLQRVHELPAHLLPAMRAIMYQGLHNIMLIATVLLVIVLAFNIWLQMKAKKEN, encoded by the coding sequence ATGGGGCACGCAATCGTGAGTAAGAAAAATACACTTTTGGTAACATTAGCATTATTATTATCCAACACAATGGCGGGACTCGATGGGACAATTATCAACACGGCTTTGCCCGCTATTATCAGTGATTTACACGGGATTCAATATATGGGCTGGATTGTGGCGGTTTTCCTTTTGGGGATGGCGGTTGCGACCCCCTTATGGAGTAAATTAGGCGAACGGATTGGAAATCGTGGGGCTTACCAGCTGGCGACATTATTATTTGCGGTTGGTTCGATTTTTCAGGCGGTTTCGGGGAATATCGTCTTCTTTCTGATTGCACGAACGGTGATGGGCATCGGTGCTGGCGGGATGAATACTTTACCATTCATTATCTATGCCGACTTATACAAAAATTTACGCAAACGCGCGCAGGTGATTGGTTATGCGACTGCGAGTTATAGTGCGGCTTCAATTGTAGGACCCCTAATTGGTGGCTGGATTGTCGATACGTTTAGTTGGCATTGGGTCTTTTATATCAATGTACCAATTGCCCTAGTATCAATTGTTTGTGTTCGTTATTTCTTTAAAGAAACGCTTAAATCACATCAAACCGGAAACGTCGATTATTTAGGTGCTGGGATTATGATTACCAGTTTGGTGACTTTATTGACGGGGATTCAAATGATTGGGACGGGTTCGCTAGCACTCGTTTTAGGATTGGTATTTGCTGGTTTAGCTTTATTAGTTGTCTTGTTTAGAGTTGAAGACCGGGCAGTTGATCCGATTGTGCCGAACCGCTTATTTAAAAATCCGCAATTGGTGACCGACTTTATTTTATTTGTTGTTTTATGGGGCGCATTTATCGCGTTTAATATCTATATTCCAATGTGGGCGCAAGGTTTACTTGGATTAAGTGCGCTACTCGGTGGAATGACGCAGATTCCAGGTGCGGTGACCAACTTAATTGGCTCATTGGCGGGTCCTGCAATTCAGCCTAAATTGGGTAAACACCGCGTTGTGACATTGGGAACAGTTGCGTTTTTAATTGCGTTTAGCGGTATGTTGATGATGGGCGACCAAGCATCGTTTTGGTTCTTACTGTTGATGGGGGCCTTTGAAGGTTTCGGGCTCGGGATGAGTTTTAACGTCCTACAAATCAGTGTTCAAGAAGATGCCGAAGAACGTGATGTTCCCATTGCGACGTCGTTTGCCTATCTCTTGCGAATTCTCAGTCAAACATTCATGTCATCGATTTACGGTGTGATTTTAAACCATGCCTTAACACGCGGCATTGCCGAATCGCACGGTCAAATTACGATGGCGATGATGAATAAGTTAAGCAATCTCCAACGCGTTCACGAATTACCAGCGCACTTATTACCAGCGATGCGCGCGATTATGTACCAAGGCTTGCATAACATCATGCTGATTGCGACAGTCCTATTGGTGATTGTGCTCGCGTTTAATATCTGGTTACAGATGAAGGCGAAAAAAGAAAATTAA
- the walK gene encoding cell wall metabolism sensor histidine kinase WalK, translating into MNKKIRLLQSIHFKIAIVFVLLLLVTLEVIGASFVKQLEYQNVRDFKQSLQVTSYIQNQLSNELLNNSGNANKNIKEIIGDMGNSAEIQVVDNKGTIRGVTNLNNQSTVGQKTRNPRVKQVIYSGHTEQEVAYNESLGSYYTAIQPLTNPSGDSNTVVGAVYIRASMEDVYKGISSITVIFLTSSLVAGLLGMALSIVISRAITRPIDEMKKQAIQMARGDYSGQVKIYGQDELGQLAIAVNNLSVRVEEAQEASESERRRLDSVLSHMTDGVIATDRRGNITIINETGQDFLNVTRDELMGQSLLKVLRISDEYSLRDLLETQQEMVLDFSEQQDHDLILHVDFSLIQKETGYITGLVCVLHDVTEQQKNEQEQREFVSNVSHELRTPLTSVRSYIEALNDGAWQDPELAPNFLKVTQEETDRMIRMINDLLSLSRMDQGTAKMNLEYVNLNEFFGYALDRFDMMIKRDQEHKDDLPKLTTSTGKLPTDDPNKKYSITRDFTKRDLWVEIDTDKFMQVIDNIMNNAIKYSPDGGVITCRLLETHRHVILSISDQGLGIPRKDLGKIFDRFYRVDKARSRKQGGTGLGLAISKEVIEAHRGRVWVDSQEGKGSTFYISLPYEPIDSDGGDWDAI; encoded by the coding sequence ATGAATAAGAAAATTCGGTTGCTACAATCGATTCATTTTAAAATTGCCATTGTGTTCGTATTGTTGCTGCTGGTAACGTTGGAAGTTATCGGCGCTTCTTTTGTGAAGCAACTGGAATATCAGAATGTGCGTGATTTTAAGCAATCCTTACAAGTGACATCCTATATTCAAAACCAACTTAGTAATGAGTTACTGAATAATAGTGGTAATGCGAACAAGAATATTAAAGAGATTATTGGCGATATGGGCAATTCTGCCGAAATTCAAGTTGTCGATAATAAGGGCACCATTCGAGGTGTCACGAACTTGAATAATCAAAGTACCGTTGGTCAAAAGACGCGTAACCCACGGGTGAAACAGGTTATTTACTCTGGGCATACCGAACAAGAAGTGGCATACAATGAGAGTCTAGGGAGCTATTATACAGCGATCCAACCGTTGACGAACCCAAGTGGGGATAGTAATACCGTTGTGGGTGCCGTTTATATTCGGGCTAGTATGGAAGATGTTTATAAGGGGATTTCGTCGATTACCGTCATTTTCTTAACCTCGTCTTTAGTCGCTGGTTTATTAGGGATGGCATTATCGATTGTTATTTCCCGGGCAATTACCCGACCAATTGATGAAATGAAGAAACAAGCGATTCAAATGGCGCGTGGGGATTACTCTGGGCAAGTTAAGATTTATGGTCAAGATGAACTGGGGCAACTCGCGATTGCGGTCAATAACTTATCAGTTCGGGTTGAAGAGGCGCAAGAAGCGTCAGAGTCGGAACGACGGCGACTTGATAGTGTGCTCAGTCATATGACTGATGGGGTCATTGCGACTGATCGACGAGGCAATATCACGATTATCAATGAAACTGGCCAAGATTTTTTAAATGTGACACGCGATGAGTTAATGGGCCAGTCATTGCTTAAAGTTTTACGAATCAGTGATGAATATTCTTTGCGCGATCTATTAGAAACGCAACAGGAAATGGTCTTGGATTTCTCAGAACAACAAGATCACGACTTAATCTTGCATGTTGATTTTTCATTAATTCAAAAAGAAACCGGCTATATCACCGGTTTAGTTTGTGTGCTCCACGATGTCACCGAACAACAAAAGAATGAACAAGAACAGCGCGAATTCGTTTCGAATGTGTCTCACGAATTGCGGACGCCATTAACAAGCGTGCGGAGCTATATTGAAGCGCTGAATGATGGCGCATGGCAAGATCCAGAGCTAGCGCCCAATTTCTTAAAGGTGACCCAAGAAGAAACTGATCGGATGATTCGAATGATCAACGATCTATTGAGTTTGTCACGAATGGATCAAGGAACGGCAAAGATGAATCTCGAATATGTTAATTTAAACGAGTTCTTTGGGTATGCACTGGATCGGTTTGATATGATGATCAAGCGGGATCAAGAGCACAAAGATGATTTGCCTAAACTGACAACCAGCACGGGCAAATTGCCAACAGATGATCCGAATAAGAAGTACAGTATTACACGAGACTTCACTAAGCGGGATTTATGGGTTGAAATTGATACCGATAAATTTATGCAGGTGATCGATAATATCATGAATAATGCGATTAAATATTCACCAGATGGTGGCGTGATTACGTGTCGCTTATTGGAAACACATCGTCACGTGATTTTAAGCATCTCTGATCAAGGATTAGGGATTCCACGGAAAGACCTTGGTAAGATCTTTGATCGCTTCTACCGGGTTGATAAGGCCCGTTCTCGTAAACAAGGCGGGACTGGTTTAGGCTTGGCAATTTCTAAAGAAGTGATCGAAGCGCATCGTGGGCGTGTTTGGGTTGATAGCCAAGAAGGTAAAGGCTCGACATTCTACATTTCGTTGCCATATGAACCAATTGATTCTGATGGAGGTGATTGGGATGCGATTTAA
- the rlmH gene encoding 23S rRNA (pseudouridine(1915)-N(3))-methyltransferase RlmH, with protein MNIKVITVGKLKEKYLKAGIVEYAKRLSKFCKFEMIEVADEKAPESLSDAEMTNVKDKEGERILNKIKDKEHVIVLAIQGKQRASEEFAKEIQDLATYGKSDITFVIGGSLGTSDAVNKRANDALSFGKLTLPHQLMRLVLTEQIYRAFMINQGSPYHK; from the coding sequence ATGAACATTAAAGTAATCACAGTTGGTAAATTAAAGGAAAAGTATTTAAAAGCGGGGATCGTGGAATATGCGAAACGGCTCAGTAAGTTCTGTAAGTTCGAAATGATTGAAGTCGCGGATGAAAAAGCGCCCGAATCATTAAGTGACGCTGAAATGACTAACGTCAAAGACAAAGAAGGCGAACGAATTCTCAACAAGATTAAAGATAAGGAACATGTGATTGTCCTGGCGATTCAAGGCAAACAACGTGCCTCAGAAGAATTCGCAAAGGAAATTCAAGATTTGGCGACCTATGGTAAATCAGATATCACATTTGTCATCGGCGGGTCACTCGGGACTAGCGATGCGGTTAACAAACGCGCCAATGATGCACTTTCATTTGGCAAGCTCACACTACCCCACCAATTGATGCGCTTAGTATTGACAGAACAGATTTACCGGGCGTTTATGATTAATCAAGGAAGTCCGTATCACAAATAG
- a CDS encoding TVP38/TMEM64 family protein has protein sequence MTKRQRKRLWLASGVILLGLVILLIGWQHQTAVFAFLDQWQNYRQYVLEIRHLGPYAFLVFGLLMIGVTLIPGAPTSAVALIIGACLGHWGGFVVNAIGLTIGNLLQVQLFARVRNHRSKKPDSRVYRALIKMQHPALGVLIGYAVPMIPTAFVNLAAGDTHLTPRAQGLACFGGSTIVAFIYAFAGDLLILKQDWKSLLILLIVAVVIGLTEYGIRMRRSDKARQKVEQFDALN, from the coding sequence ATGACGAAGAGACAACGGAAACGACTTTGGCTAGCAAGCGGTGTGATTTTACTAGGATTAGTGATTCTTCTAATTGGATGGCAACACCAGACCGCCGTTTTTGCTTTCTTGGATCAATGGCAAAATTACCGCCAATATGTGCTTGAGATTCGTCATCTGGGGCCGTATGCTTTCTTGGTGTTTGGTCTGTTAATGATTGGGGTCACCTTAATTCCGGGTGCGCCAACATCAGCGGTGGCATTGATTATTGGCGCGTGTTTGGGTCATTGGGGTGGTTTCGTGGTCAATGCGATTGGCTTGACGATCGGGAACTTGTTGCAAGTCCAATTATTTGCCCGTGTCAGAAATCATCGCAGTAAAAAGCCGGATTCGCGTGTTTACCGCGCATTAATTAAGATGCAACATCCAGCGCTTGGTGTATTAATTGGCTATGCAGTGCCGATGATTCCTACGGCCTTTGTCAACTTGGCGGCTGGAGACACCCACCTCACCCCCCGAGCACAGGGCCTGGCGTGTTTTGGGGGTTCAACGATTGTCGCGTTTATCTACGCCTTTGCGGGCGATTTGCTTATTTTGAAGCAAGATTGGAAGAGTTTATTGATTCTCTTGATAGTCGCTGTTGTGATTGGTTTAACGGAATATGGTATCCGGATGCGGCGGAGTGATAAAGCTCGCCAAAAAGTCGAACAGTTTGACGCATTAAATTAA
- a CDS encoding two-component system regulatory protein YycI, with translation MDFRRIEMIFIAIFIALDIYLFASLKGSQTITSTAITSGSQTSQIMKDLKDDQISVKKLSKRRMDGYYLASRQKDQTLLETASAKLTGQTVSFDKARMTLTSELDKPLTYKKGNQRLAVAAFMKEPDNVIQAEDYRYSHALSSDQQVVYVQKVPGGQIMDEHGQLIFTLEDGQISHYTQTYTNKIQVLREKESTKVTAQDAVIDLYTDNEIPNNSRIMWVKLGYSALLDANSSTVYVPAWQVAIENKNSKSVVVKRINAFTGALMKNRSEI, from the coding sequence ATGGATTTTCGCAGAATTGAAATGATTTTTATCGCCATTTTTATTGCGCTGGATATCTATTTATTTGCCTCGCTGAAAGGCAGTCAGACAATAACGTCGACGGCGATTACTAGTGGTTCACAGACTAGCCAGATTATGAAGGATTTAAAAGACGATCAAATTTCAGTGAAGAAACTCTCCAAGCGCCGAATGGATGGTTATTATTTAGCCAGCCGACAAAAAGATCAGACATTATTAGAAACGGCGAGTGCCAAACTAACCGGTCAAACTGTTTCGTTTGATAAAGCGCGCATGACACTGACGAGTGAATTGGATAAACCACTGACTTACAAAAAAGGGAACCAACGCTTAGCCGTGGCGGCCTTTATGAAGGAACCAGACAACGTGATTCAAGCGGAGGACTACCGCTATTCACACGCATTATCGAGTGATCAACAAGTCGTATATGTGCAAAAAGTCCCAGGCGGGCAGATCATGGATGAACATGGTCAGTTGATTTTTACATTAGAAGACGGGCAGATTAGTCATTACACGCAAACTTACACGAATAAGATTCAAGTTTTGCGTGAAAAAGAAAGTACGAAGGTGACTGCTCAAGACGCGGTCATTGATTTATATACAGATAATGAGATTCCGAATAACTCACGCATTATGTGGGTGAAACTCGGATACAGTGCTTTGTTGGACGCCAATAGTAGTACGGTGTACGTGCCAGCTTGGCAAGTGGCCATTGAGAATAAGAATTCTAAGAGTGTCGTCGTTAAGCGGATTAATGCCTTTACCGGTGCGCTGATGAAGAACCGTAGTGAAATTTAG